A window of the Cannabis sativa cultivar Pink pepper isolate KNU-18-1 chromosome X, ASM2916894v1, whole genome shotgun sequence genome harbors these coding sequences:
- the LOC115707719 gene encoding uncharacterized protein LOC115707719: MAHRDEHHEATDGLENLLKKANHDLTLVQLKLDKEFQQTYPENANPMKIVSRIKKLQEDLFTLKDQCRELLSAKQDLIDKARTVIVGNRNSIQRMQKSMGLTQVDDSGDSAFENFNQIIDEWTVQVRSRTGDEINASDPEDVNKLLFSAIVESN, encoded by the exons ATGGCGCACAGAGATGAACACCACGAAGCAACCGACGGTTTGGAGAACCTTTTGAAGAAAGCCAACCACGATTTGACACTGGTTCAACTCAAGCTCGACAAGGAGTTTCAACAGACTTATCCCGAAAAT GCAAATCCAATGAAAATAGTTTCTAGAATAAAAAAGCTTCAAGAAGATCTATTTACATTGAAGGATCAGTGTCGTGAGCTTTTGTCAGCCAAACAG GATTTGATTGATAAAGCTAGGACTGTTATTGTTGGGAATAGAAACTCAATCCAGAGAATGCAAAAATCAATGGGTCTTACTCAAGTAGATGATTCTGGTGATTCTGCTTTCGAAAACTTCAATCag ATCATTGATGAGTGGACTGTTCAAGTTAGATCGAGAACAG GAGATGAAATTAATGCTTCTGACCCTGAAGATGTCAACAAATTACTTTTCTCCGCTATAGTTGAGAGTAACTAG
- the LOC115707708 gene encoding zinc finger CCCH domain-containing protein 18 codes for MANDEEERVLETQLELQLHEQRDSLAALKDALAFDPANPELLSVCEEVVQAIKDAEESLLHLKRARLLREVDSVLLTSCPTDNEAKVEPLDPTEVQPEPLEDNQCYKIGSKCRFRYTNGRWYNGLIVDLDGSSSSAKVSFLNPTSESMLMCNFFLQQRCRFGNNCRLSHGIDVPLSSLKKYIPTIWEQSAVGSSVWAVSDGSGGLWRGGELESWDDEHRVGKVVFRDDESSANLGDEAITLSEYANMSNEEESELSSEESDSSDYDEDSPRGIGFLDSSTSKSGIQKETVIFAKWENHTRGIASKMMANMGYREGMGLGVSGQGIVDPINVRALPAKQSLDHAVESREEEKSEKVKKRSRGGKRKRDKKFAALKRAAKEKEEMVPDVFTLINHQLSKHGEALNDSVKKQQNRDSAAEGKKVDRRALVAYDDEVKELRMKIEKLEEMANRNRKEKAVYEAAMRKLNETRKTLADTQAAHASASNAVTSKEKEKKWLKF; via the exons ATGGCGAACGACGAAGAAGAGAGGGTTCTGGAGACCCAATTGGAGCTCCAATTGCATGAGCAACGTGACTCTCTCGCTGCCCTTAAAGATGCCCTAGCTTTTGATCCTGCCAATCCCGAGCTTCTCTCG GTTTGTGAGGAGGTTGTTCAGGCAATTAAAGATGCTGAGGAGAGTCTTCTACATTTAAAACGTGCAAGGTTACTTAGAGAAGTTGATTCAGTGCTTCTAACTTCATGTCCTACTGATAATGAGGCCAAGGTTGAGCCTCTTGATCCAACAGAGGTTCAACCTGAACCTTTGGAGGATAACCAATGCTACAAAATTGGATCAAAATGTAGATTTCGGTACACGAATGGAAGATGGTATAATGGTCTAATTGTTGACTTAGATGGTTCTAGTTCTTCAGCAAAGGTTTCTTTCCTCAATCCCACTTCGGAAAGTATGCTG ATGTGCAACTTCTTTCTGCAGCAAAGATGTCGGTTTGGTAACAACTGCCGCTTATCACATG GAATCGATGTTCCATTATCCTCGCTGAAAAAGTATATCCCAACAATATGGGAACAGTCAGCTGTGGGATCGAGTGTTTGGGCAGTCTCTGATGGTAGCGGTGGTCTTTGGAGAGGAGGGGAGCTTGAGTCGTGGGACGATGAACATAGGGTGGGGAAAGTAGTTTTCCGAGATGATGAAAGCTCTGCAAACCTAGGGGATGAAGCTATAACACTATCGGAGTATGCTAACATGAGCAATGAAGAAGAGAGTGAGTTAAGCTCGGAAGAATCTGATTCTAGTGACTACGACGAAGATAGTCCACGGGGCATAGGGTTTTTAGACAGCAGCACCTCGAAAAGTGGCATCCAGAAAGAAACTGTCATCTTTGCCAAGTGGGAGAACCACACTAGAGGTATAGCTTCTAAGATGATGGCTAATATGGGTTATCGGGAAGGAATGGGATTAGGTGTTTCTGGCCAGGGAATCGTGGATCCTATAAATGTCAGAGCTCTTCCTGCTAAACAATCTCTCGATCATGCTGTTGAGTCtcgtgaagaagaaaagagcgAGAAAGTAAAGAAGCGGAGCAGAGGTGGTAAGAGGAAACGAGATAAGAAGTTTGCAGCATTAAAACGAGCTGCAAAAGAGAAAGAGGAAATGGTTCCCGACGTCTTTACTCTTATCAATCACCAACTCTCGAAACATGGGGAAGCTTTGAATGATTCAGTGAAAAAGCAGCAAAATAGAGATTCTGCTGCAGAGGGGAAAAAGGTCGATCGGAGAGCTTTGGTTGCATATGATGATGAAGTTAAGGAGTTGAGAATGAAAATCGAGAAGCTTGAAGAAATGGCAAACAGGAACAGAAAAGAAAAGGCGGTTTATGAGGCAGCTATGAGAAAATTGAATGAGACTCGGAAAACATTAGCAGACACACAGGCAGCTCATGCATCTGCATCGAATGCAGTTACGAGCAaggaaaaagagaagaaatggCTGAAGTTTTGA
- the LOC133031947 gene encoding uncharacterized protein LOC133031947, whose translation MGHALFSCKYAKTVWKAQKLNFNWQACTAMRNGDYLLHLSSLYNKSEMEQLFCTLWAIWNERNKVVHGSKARVATDLAIFATVFLQNFRNAQHKHPPVAAVPTFSHQSGPSVTAFSHQQQNSIAALHPWSPPAPNVLKLNIDAAVHSPSNTTGVGAVLRDNHGHVVAALAMPFIGNFKSHEMEAKALFHSLNWALQQQLQVNHIETDALMVVNALQAPFNPNSSFSDLILDVVSLLSFFPNVVVSHVKRLANEAAHGLAKFALGVDEACTWLEIIPPPIYSVIVNESLFV comes from the coding sequence ATGGGGCATGCTCTTTTCAGTTGCAAATACGCCAAGACAGTTTGGAAAGCACAAAAACTCAATTTTAATTGGCAGGCGTGTACAGCAATGAGAAATGGCGACTATTTGTTACACCTCTCATCACTTTATAACAAATCTGAGATGGAACAATTATTTTGTACACTTTGGGCTATTTGGAATGAGCGAAACAAGGTGGTTCATGGGAGTAAAGCAAGAGTTGCGACTGATCTAGCCATTTTTGCTACTGTTTTTTTGCAGAATTTTCGCAATGCTCAACACAAGCACCCTCCAGTAGCGGCTGTGCCCACTTTTTCACACCAGTCGGGCCCTTCTGTAACAGCTTTTTCGCACCAGCAGCAAAATTCTATAGCAGCTCTCCACCCGTGGTCCCCTCCAGCTCCAAATGTCCTCAAACTCAACATAGATGCAGCAGTTCATTCACCTTCTAATACTACTGGTGTTGGGGCTGTTCTTAGAGATAATCATGGACATGTTGTTGCTGCTTTAGCCATGCCATTCATCGGCAACTTCAAATCACATGAAATGGAGGCCAAAGCTCTTTTTCACAGTCTCAATTGGGCTCTTCAACAACAATTACAAGTCAACCACATTGAGACGGATGCACTTATGGTTGTGAATGCTTTGCAAGCTCCCTTCAATCCAAACTCTtctttttcagatttaataTTAGATGTTGTTAGTCTTTTATCCTTTTTCCCTAACGTTGTTGTATCTCATGTCAAACGTTTGGCAAATGAAGCGGCTCATGGTCTTGCTAAATTTGCTTTAGGGGTGGATGAGGCTTGTACTTGGTTGGAGATTATCCCTCCTCCGATTTACTCTGTTATTGTAAACGAATCtttatttgtttaa
- the LOC115707700 gene encoding putative pentatricopeptide repeat-containing protein At5g52630 produces the protein MLRVTADEHSYNYKHTSDLLLSLTRSRSLPKGLQLHAQIIKLGLQTIPLISHNLINFYSKTQFPIYSCHVFNESPYKSATTWSSVIASLAQNELPSHAIQFFRKMLENGVYPDDHIIPSATKSCAILGRCDIGESVHGLVVKTGFEFDVFVGSSMVDMYAKCGEIKYARKVFDEMPEKNVVSWSGMISGYVLLGDDEEALRLFKQALVENLDVNDFTFSSVVRVCGNSTLLELGRQIHGLCFKTSYDSSSFVGSSLVSLYSRCGVIECAFRVFNEITAKNLGLWNAMLIACAQHAQPDKAFELFGEMRSAGIKPNFISFLCLLYACSHSGLVEKGKYYFEMMKEYGIEPGAQHYASMVDLLGRAGKLEEAVSMVKGMPIKPTESILGALLTGCRIHGNAELAAFVDHKISELGGNVGSGLFVLLSNAYAAAGKWDEAAKARKMLRDQGLKKETGLSWIEDGNKVHTFASGDRTHFKTEEIYKKLDELGDEMERAGYVADTSFVLKRVDGEEKNETIRYHSERLAIAFGLITFPHERPIRIMKNLRVCGDCHTAIKFMSKCSGRVIIVRDNNRFHRFENGVCTCRDYW, from the coding sequence ATGCTCAGAGTCACAGCTGATGAACACAGCTACAACTACAAGCACACGTCAGATCTTCTTCTCTCACTAACTCGTTCAAGATCACTCCCAAAGGGTCTTCAACTCCATGCCCAAATCATCAAATTGGGTCTTCAAACCATTCCACTCATATCCCACAACCTCATCAACTTCTACTCCAAAACCCAGTTCCCCATTTACTCTTGCCATGTTTTCAATGAATCCCCATACAAATCTGCCACCACTTGGAGCTCTGTCATTGCCTCACTCGCCCAGAATGAGCTTCCCTCACATGCCATTCAGTTCTTTAGGAAAATGCTTGAGAATGGGGTTTATCCTGATGATCATATAATCCCTAGTGCTACTAAGTCATGTGCTATTTTGGGTAGGTGTGATATTGGGGAGAGTGTTCATGGACTTGTTGTGAAGACTGGTTTTGAATTTGATGTTTTCGTTGGTAGTTCTATGGTTGATATGTATGCTAAATGTGGTGAGATTAAATATGCAAGGAAAGTGTTTGATGAAATGCCTGAGAAGAATGTTGTTTCTTGGAGTGGAATGATATCTGGGTATGTTTTATTGGGTGATGATGAAGAGGCTTTGAGGTTGTTTAAACAAGCTTTGGTTGAGAATTTGGATGTTAATGATTTCACATTTTCGAGTGTGGTTCGGGTTTGTGGAAATTCAACTTTGTTAGAGTTGGGAAGGCAGATACATGGCTTGTGCTTCAAAACTAGCTATGATTCTTCAAGTTTCGTTGGGAGTTCTTTGGTGTCTCTCTATTCGCGGTGTGGAGTTATCGAATGTGCTTTTCGGGTTTTTAATGAGATAACTGCTAAGAATCTTGGTTTATGGAATGCAATGCTTATAGCCTGTGCTCAACATGCTCAGCCAGATAAAGCTTTTGAATTGTTTGGTGAAATGAGAAGTGCGGGAATAAAACCGAATTTCATTTCCTTTTTGTGCTTGCTCTATGCTTGTAGTCATTCCGGGTTGGTTGAGAAAGGGAAGTATTACTTTGAGATGATGAAGGAGTATGGGATTGAGCCAGGAGCTCAACACTATGCTTCTATGGTTGATTTGCTCGGGCGAGCAGGAAAACTCGAAGAAGCAGTTTCGATGGTAAAAGGGATGCCAATAAAACCGACTGAATCAATATTAGGAGCTTTACTAACAGGATGTAGAATCCATGGCAATGCTGAATTGGCAGCCTTTGTGGATCATAAGATCTCTGAACTCGGGGGCAATGTAGGCTCGGGGCTTTTTGTACTTTTGTCTAATGCTTATGCTGCTGCTGGAAAATGGGATGAAGCAGCCAAAGCAAGGAAGATGTTAAGAGATCAAGGATTGAAGAAGGAAACTGGATTGAGTTGGATTGAAGATGGAAACAAAGTTCACACATTTGCTTCGGGCGATAGAACTCATTTTAAAACCGAAGAGATTTACAAGAAACTTGATGAGTTAGGAGATGAAATGGAGAGAGCAGGGTATGTTGCAGACACTAGTTTTGTGCTTAAAAGGGTTGATGGTGAAGAGAAGAACGAGACAATTCGGTATCATAGCGAAAGATTAGCCATAGCTTTCGGGCTCATTACTTTCCCACATGAAAGGCCTATAAGGATTATGAAAAACTTGAGAGTTTGTGGTGATTGTCATACTGCTATAAAGTTCATGTCCAAGTGTTCAGGAAGAGTTATCATTGTGAGAGATAACAATAGATTTCATAGATTTGAAAATGGAGTTTGTACTTGTAGAGATTATTGGTGa
- the LOC115707661 gene encoding dynamin-related protein 3A isoform X1, translating to MSMVEEDNTRSKAPPTIGSSLVPIINRLHEVIASVGSNLLNISLPLVAVVGSQSSGKSSALEALVGRDFLPRGCDICTRRPLLLVLENRSVSPGDDGAEWGEFRHLPGKLFYDFSKIRREIQAETDRGAGLNKGVSDKQILLKISSPKVPNMMLVDLPGITKVPVGDQPSDIEARVREMIMTQIRQEKCIILAVSPANSDLATSDALQMARDADPTGSRTIGVITKLDIMDRGTDARNFLLGKVVPLRLGYIGVINRSQEDINKNRSIADALSREEKFFRDHPVYSGLSGCCGIPQLSKKLNQILEQHIRMALPSLKSELNSKMIAVAKELQTYGNVVEANVEKGVILLNILSTYCEDFSALVDGSSQDISTKELSGGARILYIFQSIFVKSLEEVDPCEGLSDDDIRIAIQNAAGARNVLIIPEAPFEVLVRRQISRLLDPSLQCVRYVYDELIKISRACEVTDLQRFPKLRRCMDEIMVKFVRDGVKPAERMIRNLIEMEMDYINSSHPNFLGGSKAVELASEQLRSQQGIADVEKPIEKSQNSRAVITRSLGSRSSVNNEKPVSSGGNTSTRTWGISSIFGTRGSSGGNPSSSGTLGELDGSDQMPATIQLIEPPSVLRPLEATEDETVKIFATKLLIRSYYDIVRKNIQDLVPKAVMHFLVNHTKRKVQSTFIQKLYREDLFEELLLEEDEVVLKRKRNEELFKVLQEAIEMLEEVESDISTGKRSPTDTSATIAPSSVIGIGYQLHSTTKR from the exons ATGTCAATGGTGGAAGAAGACAATACAAGATCAAAAGCTCCTCCGACGATCGGTTCGTCTCTTGTTCCGATCATCAATAGGCTCCATGAAGTTATTGCTTCGGTCGGGAGTAATTTGTTAAATATTTCTCTGCCTCTGGTGGCGGTTGTGGGGAGTCAGAGCAGCGGTAAGTCCAGTGCTCTTGAAGCGCTCGTCGGACGCGATTTTCTTCCTCGTGGTTGTGATATATGTACTCGGAGACCGCTTCTACTTGTGCTGGAGAATCGGTCGGTGAGTCCTGGCGATGATGGAGCTGAGTGGGGTGAGTTTCGTCATTTGCCTGGAAAGCTCTTCTACGATTTTTCTAAGATTAGGCGCGAAATTCAG GCTGAGACTGACAGAGGAGCAGGGTTGAACAAAGGGGTTTCAGATAAGCAAATACTCTTAAAGATTTCATCTCCGAAAGTACCTAATATGATGCTTGTTGATTTACCTGGCATAACTAAAGTCCCTGTTGGAGATCAGCCTAGTGATATAGAGGCAAGGGTCAGGGAAATGATAATGACCCAAATTAGGCAAGAAAAGTGTATTATACTGGCTGTTAGTCCTGCAAATTCTGATCTGGCTACCTCAGATGCACTACAAATGGCCAGAGATGCCGATCCAACTG GTTCTCGAACAATTGGTGTAATCACAAAG CTTGATATAATGGATCGAGGAACTGATGCCCGCAACTTTTTGCTTGGGAAAGTCGTTCCACTTCGCCTTGGTTACATCGGTGTTATTAATCGGAGTCAAGAG GACATTAATAAAAACCGTAGCATTGCTGATGCTCTTTCCCGTGAAGAGAAATTCTTTCGTGATCATCCT GTATATAGTGGTCTGTCTGGTTGTTGTGGAATTCCCCAGCTATCAAAGAAGCTGAATCAG ATCCTGGAACAACATATCAGAATGGCTCTCCCAAGTTTGAAGTCTGAGCTGAACTCAAAAATGATTGCTGTTGCTAAAGAACTTCAGACATATGGAAATGTTGTAGAGGCTAAT GTGGAAAAAGGAGTAATTTTGTTGAACATTTTGTCAACATATTGTGAAG ATTTTTCTGCTTTGGTGGATGGAAGTAGTCAGGATATATCAACTAAAGAATTGTCAGGTGGAGCCAGGATCCTTTATATATTTCAGTCAATTTTTGTAAAGAGCTTGGAG GAAGTTGATCCTTGTGAGGGTTTAAGTGACGATGATATTCGGATAGCTATTCAAAATGCTGCTGGTGCTAGAAATGTATTAATCATTCCAGAG GCCCCATTTGAAGTTTTGGTTAGGAGGCAGATTTCTCGGTTGTTGGACCCTAGTCTTCAGTGTGTACGATATGTTTATGATGAACTGATAAAG ATTAGTCGTGCTTGTGAAGTAACAGACTTGCAAAGGTTTCCAAAATTGAGAAGGTGCATGGATGAAATTATGGTAAAGTTTGTACGTGATGGTGTAAAGCCTGCTGAGAGAATGATAAGAAATCTTATTGAGATGGAG atgGATTATATAAATTCTTCACATCCAAATTTTCTCGGTGGCAGCAAAGCTGTTGAGCTTGCTTCGGAGCAATTGAGATCACAACAG GGCATTGCAGATGTTGAAAAGCCAATAGAGAAAAGCCAGAATTCTCGAGCTGTTATTACTAGGTCTCTG GGAAGTCGGTCTTCAGTGAACAATGAGAAACCTGTATCATCTG GGGGGAACACATCGACGAGGACTTGGGGTATCTCTTCTATATTTGGGACTAGAGGATCGTCTGGAGGGAATCCATCTAGCAGTGGAACCTTAGGTGAGCTTGATGGTTCTGATCAGATGCCTGCTACAATCCAATTAATAGAG CCCCCATCTGTATTAAGGCCACTTGAAGCTACAGAGGACGAAACAGTCAAAATTTTTGCAACCAAATTACTCATCCGATCTTACTATGACATTGTCAGAAAGAATATTCAAGATCTAGTGCCAAAAGCTGTAATGCATTTTCTG GTGAACCACACGAAACGGAAAGTACAGAGTACCTTTATACAGAAACTTTACAG aGAGGACCTGTTTGAAGAGTTATTGCTTGAAGAGGATGAGGTTGTTTTGAAAAGGAAGCGCAATGAAGAATTGTTTAAGGTCTTACAAGAGGCTATTGAG ATGCTTGAGGAAGTTGAATCCGATATCTCAACTGGAAAGAGGTCTCCCACGGATACAAGTGCAACTATAGCTCCGTCAAGCGTTATAGGGATCGGATATCAGCTTCATTCAACTACCAAAAGGTGA
- the LOC115707661 gene encoding dynamin-related protein 3A isoform X2, which produces MSMVEEDNTRSKAPPTIGSSLVPIINRLHEVIASVGSNLLNISLPLVAVVGSQSSGKSSALEALVGRDFLPRGCDICTRRPLLLVLENRSVSPGDDGAEWGEFRHLPGKLFYDFSKIRREIQAETDRGAGLNKGVSDKQILLKISSPKVPNMMLVDLPGITKVPVGDQPSDIEARVREMIMTQIRQEKCIILAVSPANSDLATSDALQMARDADPTGSRTIGVITKLDIMDRGTDARNFLLGKVVPLRLGYIGVINRSQEDINKNRSIADALSREEKFFRDHPVYSGLSGCCGIPQLSKKLNQILEQHIRMALPSLKSELNSKMIAVAKELQTYGNVVEANVEKGVILLNILSTYCEDFSALVDGSSQDISTKELSGGARILYIFQSIFVKSLEEVDPCEGLSDDDIRIAIQNAAGARNVLIIPEAPFEVLVRRQISRLLDPSLQCVRYVYDELIKISRACEVTDLQRFPKLRRCMDEIMVKFVRDGVKPAERMIRNLIEMEMDYINSSHPNFLGGSKAVELASEQLRSQQGIADVEKPIEKSQNSRAVITRSLGSRSSVNNEKPVSSGGNTSTRTWGISSIFGTRGSSGGNPSSSGTLGELDGSDQMPATIQLIEPPSVLRPLEATEDETVKIFATKLLIRSYYDIVRKNIQDLVPKAVMHFLVNHTKRKVQSTFIQKLYREDLFEELLLEEDEVVLKRKRNEELFKVLQEAIELQYKLVPIISDA; this is translated from the exons ATGTCAATGGTGGAAGAAGACAATACAAGATCAAAAGCTCCTCCGACGATCGGTTCGTCTCTTGTTCCGATCATCAATAGGCTCCATGAAGTTATTGCTTCGGTCGGGAGTAATTTGTTAAATATTTCTCTGCCTCTGGTGGCGGTTGTGGGGAGTCAGAGCAGCGGTAAGTCCAGTGCTCTTGAAGCGCTCGTCGGACGCGATTTTCTTCCTCGTGGTTGTGATATATGTACTCGGAGACCGCTTCTACTTGTGCTGGAGAATCGGTCGGTGAGTCCTGGCGATGATGGAGCTGAGTGGGGTGAGTTTCGTCATTTGCCTGGAAAGCTCTTCTACGATTTTTCTAAGATTAGGCGCGAAATTCAG GCTGAGACTGACAGAGGAGCAGGGTTGAACAAAGGGGTTTCAGATAAGCAAATACTCTTAAAGATTTCATCTCCGAAAGTACCTAATATGATGCTTGTTGATTTACCTGGCATAACTAAAGTCCCTGTTGGAGATCAGCCTAGTGATATAGAGGCAAGGGTCAGGGAAATGATAATGACCCAAATTAGGCAAGAAAAGTGTATTATACTGGCTGTTAGTCCTGCAAATTCTGATCTGGCTACCTCAGATGCACTACAAATGGCCAGAGATGCCGATCCAACTG GTTCTCGAACAATTGGTGTAATCACAAAG CTTGATATAATGGATCGAGGAACTGATGCCCGCAACTTTTTGCTTGGGAAAGTCGTTCCACTTCGCCTTGGTTACATCGGTGTTATTAATCGGAGTCAAGAG GACATTAATAAAAACCGTAGCATTGCTGATGCTCTTTCCCGTGAAGAGAAATTCTTTCGTGATCATCCT GTATATAGTGGTCTGTCTGGTTGTTGTGGAATTCCCCAGCTATCAAAGAAGCTGAATCAG ATCCTGGAACAACATATCAGAATGGCTCTCCCAAGTTTGAAGTCTGAGCTGAACTCAAAAATGATTGCTGTTGCTAAAGAACTTCAGACATATGGAAATGTTGTAGAGGCTAAT GTGGAAAAAGGAGTAATTTTGTTGAACATTTTGTCAACATATTGTGAAG ATTTTTCTGCTTTGGTGGATGGAAGTAGTCAGGATATATCAACTAAAGAATTGTCAGGTGGAGCCAGGATCCTTTATATATTTCAGTCAATTTTTGTAAAGAGCTTGGAG GAAGTTGATCCTTGTGAGGGTTTAAGTGACGATGATATTCGGATAGCTATTCAAAATGCTGCTGGTGCTAGAAATGTATTAATCATTCCAGAG GCCCCATTTGAAGTTTTGGTTAGGAGGCAGATTTCTCGGTTGTTGGACCCTAGTCTTCAGTGTGTACGATATGTTTATGATGAACTGATAAAG ATTAGTCGTGCTTGTGAAGTAACAGACTTGCAAAGGTTTCCAAAATTGAGAAGGTGCATGGATGAAATTATGGTAAAGTTTGTACGTGATGGTGTAAAGCCTGCTGAGAGAATGATAAGAAATCTTATTGAGATGGAG atgGATTATATAAATTCTTCACATCCAAATTTTCTCGGTGGCAGCAAAGCTGTTGAGCTTGCTTCGGAGCAATTGAGATCACAACAG GGCATTGCAGATGTTGAAAAGCCAATAGAGAAAAGCCAGAATTCTCGAGCTGTTATTACTAGGTCTCTG GGAAGTCGGTCTTCAGTGAACAATGAGAAACCTGTATCATCTG GGGGGAACACATCGACGAGGACTTGGGGTATCTCTTCTATATTTGGGACTAGAGGATCGTCTGGAGGGAATCCATCTAGCAGTGGAACCTTAGGTGAGCTTGATGGTTCTGATCAGATGCCTGCTACAATCCAATTAATAGAG CCCCCATCTGTATTAAGGCCACTTGAAGCTACAGAGGACGAAACAGTCAAAATTTTTGCAACCAAATTACTCATCCGATCTTACTATGACATTGTCAGAAAGAATATTCAAGATCTAGTGCCAAAAGCTGTAATGCATTTTCTG GTGAACCACACGAAACGGAAAGTACAGAGTACCTTTATACAGAAACTTTACAG aGAGGACCTGTTTGAAGAGTTATTGCTTGAAGAGGATGAGGTTGTTTTGAAAAGGAAGCGCAATGAAGAATTGTTTAAGGTCTTACAAGAGGCTATTGAG CTGCAATACAAGCTTGTGCCTATTATTTCAGATGCTTGA
- the LOC115707682 gene encoding protein TIC 55, chloroplastic produces the protein MAFINHTSLLSPTPKLLFSLTSPNPSPLIKPFLTHKRSLSLHTKYGATTPSVVEEEEEGNNVLLSSTREEERRESRILVDYDWTEEWYPLYLTKDVPDDAPLGLTVYHKQLVLYRDGSGELRCYEDRCPHRLAKLSEGQLIDGRLECLYHGWQFEGEGQCVKIPQLPANAKIPKAACLKPYEIRDSQGVIWVWMSQKTPPNLNKIPWFENFARPGFTDISTIHELPYDHSILLENLMDPAHVPISHDRTDWTAKREDAQPLSFEVTERTDRGFAGWWGRARDNSSPNFLRFEAPCVLQNNREIVDEKTGVTNYFTGLFLCRPSGQGKSMLIVRFGNTRGSPLIKLFPKWYFHQNACKVFEQDMGFLSSQNEILMKEKVPTKELYLNLKSSDTWVVEYRKWMDKVGHGMPYHFGHGTIWLPQEPAVVEHAPAGLVAGISASSPAKGGIGTMHAPNFSNRYFRHVIHCKGCRTVVKAFEAWKKGLSAVAVALTALAILVSGRQWKTILLVSAALCSGGAYACSTAIAMNTTNFIRTHRRL, from the exons ATGGCTTTCATAAACCACACCTCTCTCCTTTCTCCAACTCCCAAACTCCTCTTCTCACTCACTTCACCAAATCCATCACCACTAATCAAACCATTTCTCACCCACAAGAGGAGTCTGAGTCTCCACACCAAGTATGGTGCAACCACTCCTTCTGttgtagaagaagaagaggagggcAATAATGTCCTTTTGAGTTCAACTAGGgaggaagaaagaagagaatcAAGGATTTTGGTTGATTATGATTGGACTGAAGAATGGTACCCTTTATACCTAACCAAAGATGTTCCTGATGATGCTCCTTTGGGTCTAACTGTTTATCATAAACAATTGGTTTTGTACCGTGATGGGTCTGGTGAGCTAAGGTGCTATGAAGATCGATGCCCTCATAG ATTGGCTAAACTATCAGAAGGTCAGTTGATTGATGGGAGATTGGAATGTTTGTATCATGGTTGGCAATTTGAAGGGGAAGGACAATGTGTTAAGATTCCTCAG CTTCCAGCTAATGCCAAGATTCCTAAAGCAGCTTGCCTAAAGCCATATGAAATAAGAGACTCCCAAGGGGTCATTTGGGTGTGGATGTCCCAAAAGACACCACCAAACCTCAACAAAATCCCTTGGTTTGAGAATTTCGCCAGGCCGGGATTCACTGACATATCTACCATTCATGAGCTCCCATATGACCACTCCATACTTCTTGAGAATCTGATGGACCCTGCTCATGTTCCCATCTCCCATGACCGTACTGACTGGACTGCCAAAAGAGAAGATGCTCAGCCACTATCGTTTGAGGTCACCGAACGCACTGACCGAGGTTTCGCGGGGTGGTGGGGAAGGGCGAGGGATAATTCGTCGCCTAACTTCTTGAGGTTTGAAGCACCTTGTGTTCTCCAAAACAATAGGGAAATTGTTGATGAGAAGACTGGAGTGACTAATTACTTCACAGGTTTATTCCTATGTAGACCGAGTGGACAGGGTAAGTCGATGCTTATAGTGAGATTTGGGAATACTAGAGGATCGCCTCTTATAAAACTCTTTCCTAAATGGTACTTTCATCAGAATGCTTGTAAAGTTTTCGAGCAAGATATGGGATTTCTTTCGTCTCAAAACGAAATCCTCATGAAAGAAAAAGTGCCCACCAAAGAGCTTTACCTCAATTTGAAATCATCAGATACTTGGGTGGTTGAGTACAGGAAATGGATGGACAAAGTTGGACATGGAATGCCATACCATTTTGGACATGGCACGATATGGTTACCTCAAGAGCCGGCGGTTGTGGAGCATGCTCCTGCGGGACTTGTTGCTGGAATATCAGCTTCTTCACCAGCCAAAGGAGGGATAGGAACAATGCACGCGCCCAACTTTTCCAACCGGTATTTTCGGCATGTGATACATTGTAAAGGGTGTAGGACTGTGGTCAAAGCTTTTGAGGCATGGAAAAAGGGTCTCTCGGCAGTTGCTGTGGCGTTGACTGCTTTGGCGATTTTGGTGTCGGGGAGACAGTGGAAGACCATTCTTTTGGTATCGGCGGCCTTGTGCTCTGGTGGGGCTTATGCCTGTTCAACAGCTATTGCTATGAATACTACCAACTTCATTAGAACACACAGGAGATTGTGA